A single window of Hoyosella subflava DQS3-9A1 DNA harbors:
- a CDS encoding peptidoglycan DD-metalloendopeptidase family protein — MASVNSRNLVALGTFALIPLLLFILFATVFQDEEDRAATDCLPGSRMIPGGGGDLIAPPGSFIKPVKPDDVLFTSGFGMRWGTMHQGIDLAGPVGTPIYAAADGVVRHAGGAQGFGLWIVLDHHMNGQLVSTVYGHIDAFSVQVGQQVRAGQQIATMGNRGITTGPHLHFEIWQGGHGGTAVDPYPQYMAAPAPGEQLARPREDLSQLAADTGTRPSPAAAVTPLGDLSRPVPASVGSEANLQVNTKRLMRAVHAKFGDRIDTIGGWRPHDPFPDHPSGQAIDVMIPNYSSGAGVALGDEVTDYVLSNAGFFDVDYVIWRQMYIKPGQAPSLMEDRGSETENHFDHVHVTVRGGGFDDTAMDWGHAPGRTGSYDPMAPIDCVISGDGLGDHLADGSVPPEFAPWITRAGSRCPQIRPSLLAAQIEAESGFRTHAVSSAAAQGPAQFIPTTWASWGRTVDDNGNPTGPPGSGNVNAIPDSVMAQGRYMCHIAQTIDAAITEGRVRAPNGAAELYLAGYNAGEGAVLSAGGFPTGGQHTTETRPYADKILAAEPKYRAMN; from the coding sequence GTGGCTTCAGTGAACAGCCGCAACCTCGTCGCACTGGGCACGTTTGCGCTCATCCCGCTGCTGCTGTTCATACTCTTCGCGACGGTGTTTCAGGACGAAGAAGACCGCGCCGCCACCGATTGCCTTCCCGGCAGCCGGATGATTCCCGGCGGCGGGGGTGACCTCATCGCGCCACCGGGATCGTTCATCAAACCCGTCAAACCTGATGACGTCTTGTTCACCTCGGGATTCGGGATGCGCTGGGGAACGATGCACCAGGGCATCGACCTCGCAGGCCCGGTCGGCACACCCATCTACGCGGCCGCGGACGGGGTCGTGCGCCACGCGGGCGGCGCGCAAGGATTCGGGCTGTGGATAGTACTCGATCACCACATGAACGGCCAGCTTGTCTCCACCGTGTACGGGCACATCGACGCCTTTTCCGTGCAGGTGGGCCAGCAGGTCCGGGCAGGCCAGCAGATCGCCACGATGGGCAACCGCGGCATCACCACAGGCCCGCACCTGCACTTCGAAATCTGGCAGGGCGGACACGGCGGCACCGCCGTCGACCCCTACCCGCAATACATGGCAGCACCAGCGCCCGGTGAACAACTCGCCCGGCCCCGAGAGGACCTCAGCCAGCTCGCCGCGGACACCGGGACCAGACCGAGCCCGGCCGCAGCGGTCACACCGCTCGGTGATCTCTCCCGTCCCGTCCCCGCGTCAGTCGGTTCGGAAGCGAACCTTCAGGTCAACACAAAACGGCTGATGCGCGCCGTCCACGCCAAATTCGGGGACCGGATCGACACGATCGGCGGGTGGCGCCCGCACGATCCCTTCCCCGATCACCCGAGTGGTCAGGCCATTGACGTCATGATCCCGAACTACTCGTCCGGCGCTGGTGTCGCTCTCGGTGACGAGGTCACAGACTATGTCCTGTCCAACGCCGGCTTCTTCGACGTGGACTACGTGATCTGGCGGCAAATGTACATCAAGCCCGGCCAGGCCCCCTCCTTGATGGAAGACCGGGGGTCGGAGACTGAAAACCACTTCGACCACGTGCACGTCACCGTCCGCGGCGGCGGATTCGATGACACCGCGATGGACTGGGGACACGCTCCCGGCCGCACCGGAAGCTACGACCCGATGGCCCCGATCGACTGCGTCATCAGCGGTGACGGGCTTGGGGACCACCTCGCGGACGGATCCGTACCACCAGAGTTCGCGCCGTGGATCACCCGCGCCGGATCAAGGTGCCCACAGATCAGGCCGTCTCTGCTTGCCGCGCAGATCGAGGCGGAAAGCGGATTCCGCACCCACGCCGTCTCCTCCGCGGCCGCGCAGGGCCCCGCCCAGTTCATCCCCACCACCTGGGCGAGCTGGGGCCGCACCGTCGACGACAACGGCAACCCCACCGGGCCACCCGGCTCCGGCAACGTCAACGCCATCCCCGACTCGGTAATGGCACAGGGCCGCTACATGTGCCACATCGCGCAGACCATCGACGCCGCGATCACAGAAGGCCGCGTCCGCGCCCCGAACGGGGCAGCCGAGCTGTACCTCGCGGGCTACAACGCCGGAGAAGGCGCCGTCCTGTCCGCCGGCGGATTCCCCACAGGCGGGCAGCACACCACCGAAACACGGCCGTACGCAGACAAAATCCTCGCCGCGGAACCGAAGTACCGGGCAATGAACTAA
- a CDS encoding type IV secretory system conjugative DNA transfer family protein has translation MTSRVRRDRPGTGSGSTKVFLIVLAVIATLCVMSTAYKLGGGEADWNPLGLIVLLFLGKTSWPAAATGYLAAVGLAILGLLVAAAVIAKHTGIAEKMRRRRVEKRLDSLARTSMINPHDVPETDPRFQAATTRKLAPEVPDNHPGFLGVPVGTTVVANRVLRMMWEWVALAYAGTRMGKTAGLCVPAIVAAPGAVIATSNKPDIFTDTQGIRRQHGTVWLLDLQGVVTGNQQQRALFWFNPLRGVGDLPTAKHVMDCFVSAAIEPGSRPDAYFDPESRDLFGAYILAAAMAGGDLLHVTSWLRNIQSQVAPTILDENGYHDLAESMRARQRINSRQRDGFYGMARRYLTPLDEPRFAAAVVPNQRKKISLDENGKITVSDGNHVHNLPELNIARFVRSTDTIYALSEEGPGSAAAIGTALIGAVFIEAKLYGRTQPNKRMPLPLLAVLDEAANVCRLRELPKWYSYFGSQGINAITILQSPSQAVDVWGEAGAKLLSDAANLTWYGGNVDDKKYLGDLSASIGDHYVETESMSVSTSLRNGTGGSSQRSWQRERIMDVSDLEALPRTRAIVKIGGSKPLLVKKDFWFESKHKHAVTASKQTADTNALLPPKPNQRTQTPRTAVDSEYEALATSQFFDHSQKA, from the coding sequence ATGACGTCTCGAGTTCGCCGCGACCGGCCCGGCACCGGCAGTGGCAGCACGAAGGTGTTCCTGATCGTGCTCGCCGTTATCGCCACACTCTGCGTAATGAGCACCGCATACAAGCTCGGCGGGGGAGAAGCTGACTGGAACCCGCTCGGGCTGATCGTGCTGCTGTTCCTCGGCAAAACCTCATGGCCCGCTGCCGCGACCGGCTACCTCGCCGCGGTCGGGCTCGCGATACTCGGGCTCCTCGTTGCCGCGGCGGTGATCGCCAAACACACCGGGATCGCGGAGAAAATGCGGCGCCGCCGGGTGGAGAAACGACTGGACAGTCTCGCCCGGACCTCGATGATCAATCCGCACGACGTGCCCGAGACCGACCCCCGGTTCCAGGCCGCGACGACCCGGAAACTCGCCCCCGAAGTCCCTGACAATCACCCCGGCTTCCTCGGCGTCCCCGTGGGCACCACCGTCGTCGCGAACCGCGTCCTGCGAATGATGTGGGAATGGGTAGCACTCGCCTACGCCGGTACCCGCATGGGTAAAACAGCCGGTTTATGTGTGCCTGCGATCGTGGCAGCCCCCGGCGCGGTGATCGCCACCTCGAACAAGCCCGACATCTTCACCGACACCCAGGGAATACGCCGCCAGCACGGCACGGTGTGGCTGCTCGACCTGCAGGGCGTCGTCACCGGGAACCAGCAGCAGCGCGCACTGTTCTGGTTCAACCCGCTGCGCGGTGTCGGTGACCTGCCCACCGCCAAACACGTCATGGATTGCTTCGTCTCCGCCGCGATCGAACCCGGCTCCCGCCCCGACGCCTACTTCGACCCCGAATCCCGCGACCTCTTCGGCGCCTACATCCTCGCCGCGGCAATGGCCGGCGGGGACCTGCTGCACGTGACCTCGTGGCTGCGCAACATCCAGTCACAAGTCGCGCCGACCATACTCGACGAAAACGGCTACCACGACCTCGCCGAATCCATGAGAGCGCGCCAGCGCATCAACTCACGCCAGCGCGACGGCTTCTACGGCATGGCCCGCCGCTACCTGACACCACTGGACGAGCCGCGCTTCGCCGCCGCGGTGGTCCCCAACCAGCGCAAAAAAATCAGCCTCGACGAAAACGGGAAAATCACCGTCAGCGACGGTAACCACGTCCACAACCTGCCCGAACTCAACATCGCCCGGTTCGTCAGAAGCACCGACACCATCTACGCGCTCTCCGAGGAAGGCCCCGGCAGCGCAGCCGCTATCGGCACCGCACTGATCGGTGCGGTCTTCATCGAAGCGAAACTCTACGGCCGCACCCAGCCGAACAAACGCATGCCACTGCCGCTGCTCGCCGTGCTTGACGAAGCCGCAAACGTCTGCCGCCTGCGCGAACTGCCAAAGTGGTACAGCTACTTCGGGTCACAAGGCATCAACGCGATCACCATCCTCCAATCACCCTCACAAGCAGTCGATGTGTGGGGAGAAGCAGGCGCGAAACTGCTCAGCGACGCCGCGAACCTCACCTGGTACGGCGGCAACGTCGACGACAAAAAATACCTCGGCGACCTCTCCGCCTCGATCGGGGACCACTACGTCGAAACCGAATCCATGTCCGTGTCAACCAGTCTCCGCAACGGCACCGGAGGGTCCTCACAGCGATCCTGGCAGCGCGAACGAATCATGGACGTCTCCGACCTCGAAGCGCTCCCGCGCACCCGCGCCATCGTCAAGATCGGCGGGTCAAAACCCCTGCTCGTGAAGAAAGACTTCTGGTTCGAAAGCAAACACAAACACGCCGTCACCGCCTCCAAACAGACAGCCGACACGAACGCACTGCTCCCGCCGAAACCCAACCAGCGGACGCAAACCCCCCGCACCGCTGTGGACAGCGAGTACGAAGCACTCGCCACCTCACAATTCTTCGACCACTCCCAGAAAGCCTGA
- a CDS encoding DUF4913 domain-containing protein — MFDDDVFSNEFTDPEPPAYRHETPTEDTAGGEREFVPQFPTVVDWVHGYFLKLIRRKIVDGAGSGLSWDARWWHYPEVVARLTALHQAWEAARASDDMTAMSSWWINHLEPHLRVILDPETGPMSDATRSGEFLGHPHLPAQPVPPHLLSTINGR; from the coding sequence ATGTTCGACGACGACGTGTTCAGCAACGAATTCACCGACCCCGAACCACCCGCATACCGCCACGAAACTCCAACCGAGGACACAGCCGGTGGCGAGCGCGAGTTCGTCCCCCAGTTCCCGACCGTCGTGGACTGGGTCCACGGCTACTTCCTCAAACTCATCCGCCGCAAAATCGTCGACGGAGCCGGATCCGGACTGTCCTGGGACGCTCGCTGGTGGCACTACCCCGAAGTCGTCGCCCGCCTCACTGCACTGCACCAAGCATGGGAAGCAGCCCGAGCCTCCGACGACATGACCGCCATGTCCTCCTGGTGGATCAACCACCTCGAACCACACCTGCGAGTCATCCTCGACCCCGAAACCGGACCCATGTCCGACGCCACCCGCAGCGGCGAATTCCTCGGACACCCCCACCTACCCGCACAACCAGTACCACCGCACCTACTGTCAACCATCAACGGGCGCTGA
- a CDS encoding RNA polymerase sigma factor: protein MERLIDDRGRLTVAGQRLAAELYDPAVGTIKTWLAEGIAGEMASFGMLPSAVVEAAQSNYDVRNDIALDVFVSALPSFMRYLDSGKYSESGPATVQTFFIGACRNILAAVVERRHKSLPFEYSRADMLEWVKEITHLEGADYRWIHKLLQLAPHDLSSVLMLVVREGISFNEAAQRLGKKPATMRSHLHRYRGKLAYLHFSGKIDIPETTELGQWARLQAAKGGTA from the coding sequence ATGGAACGGCTCATCGATGATCGGGGGAGGCTGACGGTCGCGGGACAACGGTTGGCAGCCGAACTCTACGACCCCGCAGTGGGGACTATCAAAACGTGGTTGGCCGAGGGTATCGCCGGGGAAATGGCAAGCTTTGGCATGCTCCCATCCGCTGTGGTCGAAGCTGCTCAGAGTAACTACGACGTGCGAAACGACATTGCCCTCGATGTATTCGTCTCGGCGTTGCCGAGCTTCATGCGATATCTCGATAGCGGGAAGTACAGCGAAAGCGGTCCCGCCACTGTTCAGACCTTCTTCATTGGCGCATGCAGGAACATCCTTGCCGCAGTCGTGGAACGGCGCCACAAGAGCCTTCCCTTCGAGTACTCGCGTGCTGACATGCTCGAATGGGTGAAGGAGATAACTCATCTCGAGGGTGCGGACTATCGCTGGATACATAAGCTGCTCCAGCTTGCCCCGCATGATCTCAGCTCAGTCCTTATGCTGGTTGTCCGGGAAGGGATCAGTTTCAACGAAGCCGCACAACGACTGGGTAAGAAGCCCGCAACGATGCGTTCCCACCTTCATCGGTACCGAGGAAAGCTGGCCTACCTGCATTTCTCCGGGAAGATTGACATTCCGGAAACAACCGAGCTTGGCCAATGGGCACGACTCCAAGCCGCAAAAGGCGGCACGGCGTGA
- a CDS encoding PDDEXK family nuclease, which produces MRVSWSPMSGDEVEEFVSILLCREYPHAQRIKPGQGDGGIDIRVPDEPGRSSFTIYQVKKFSDTIDTSERSQIKKSVERLRKTVSETGLAVSELVVAFPSSMTPNNDQWFTDLTANDSFKARWAGRDFLEGLASKYPDVVDYFVGNGRERAETALYRMATLLGAPGVGASPGASMERIQALADTLNACDPLYSYELQTAQTQEPPRRHAAGLVFSDIRGNPGQWTAVHVFARMDESANLRPVTLNLTLTAKAGTREHEKLEDFIEYGTPLVDADAIDIVSDAPGGLGGCYSRGQITSLPLTPHRDQEPTEVRLEIVKPSSLPLAGVNFTVVETTQSLSGTGRRRALKDPTGLLTHELRVRYGTTTTDWTFSLKEWKGGSPAAMLPLTAFIRHLHCPNILIVKRPYGIKTGEQLPIPSPAEQLPIPSPAEAHPARVWLHTMIEALSTIQERVTSRVFVPELETLRSKTGRQIAYAAKVMREGSVTSHWTKYDAQVTKEVDWKDVLPGPITIVIPQQLPIGFRGALIDIGSYVFTFTDAAIAPDAEPPHLSTQMSLVPNSDDTLINRWYPVNTEFHETP; this is translated from the coding sequence ATGCGCGTGTCGTGGTCGCCTATGAGCGGCGACGAGGTGGAGGAGTTCGTTTCCATCCTGTTGTGCCGCGAGTATCCGCATGCGCAGCGGATCAAGCCCGGTCAGGGTGACGGCGGGATAGATATTCGAGTCCCAGACGAGCCCGGCCGAAGCAGCTTCACCATTTATCAGGTCAAGAAGTTCTCCGACACCATCGATACCAGCGAGCGGAGCCAGATCAAAAAGTCTGTTGAACGGTTGCGCAAAACAGTCTCGGAGACCGGCCTCGCAGTTTCCGAGTTGGTAGTCGCGTTCCCATCGTCGATGACGCCCAACAACGATCAGTGGTTTACCGACCTCACCGCTAACGACTCCTTCAAGGCTCGGTGGGCAGGTCGAGACTTCCTCGAAGGTCTTGCAAGCAAGTACCCCGATGTGGTCGACTACTTCGTCGGTAATGGCCGTGAGCGCGCGGAAACCGCACTGTATCGGATGGCTACGCTCCTGGGCGCACCTGGTGTTGGCGCATCGCCAGGCGCTTCGATGGAGCGCATCCAGGCCCTGGCCGACACGCTGAACGCCTGTGACCCCTTGTACTCCTACGAGCTTCAGACGGCGCAGACTCAAGAACCACCACGTAGACATGCAGCCGGACTAGTTTTTTCCGACATTCGCGGTAATCCGGGTCAGTGGACGGCAGTACACGTTTTCGCCCGAATGGACGAATCCGCGAACCTACGTCCAGTAACTCTGAACCTGACGCTCACAGCTAAGGCTGGCACGAGGGAACACGAAAAGCTTGAGGACTTCATCGAATACGGAACTCCCCTTGTCGATGCCGATGCGATAGACATCGTTTCGGATGCTCCTGGCGGGCTCGGAGGCTGTTACAGCAGAGGCCAAATTACTTCACTCCCACTCACTCCTCACCGTGATCAGGAACCGACCGAAGTAAGACTCGAGATTGTCAAACCATCCAGTCTTCCCCTCGCCGGGGTCAACTTCACGGTTGTTGAGACGACGCAGAGCTTGAGCGGCACTGGCAGGCGGCGGGCGCTGAAAGACCCGACGGGATTGCTTACGCATGAACTCCGAGTCAGGTACGGAACCACCACGACTGACTGGACCTTCTCTCTCAAAGAATGGAAGGGGGGTTCTCCGGCAGCGATGCTGCCGCTCACCGCGTTTATCCGCCATCTCCACTGCCCTAACATCCTGATCGTCAAGCGGCCTTACGGAATCAAAACCGGTGAACAACTCCCCATCCCGTCACCGGCTGAACAACTCCCCATCCCGTCACCGGCTGAAGCGCACCCTGCTCGCGTGTGGTTGCACACGATGATTGAGGCGCTCAGCACTATCCAGGAGCGCGTCACGTCGAGAGTGTTCGTGCCCGAACTTGAAACCCTGAGATCCAAGACCGGCCGCCAAATTGCGTACGCCGCGAAGGTGATGAGGGAAGGCTCAGTGACTAGTCACTGGACGAAGTACGACGCCCAAGTCACGAAAGAAGTCGATTGGAAAGACGTCCTCCCTGGCCCCATCACAATCGTCATACCTCAACAGCTGCCTATCGGCTTCCGTGGAGCCTTGATAGACATCGGATCTTATGTGTTCACCTTTACGGATGCTGCGATCGCTCCCGACGCAGAACCACCTCACCTGAGCACCCAGATGTCTCTCGTCCCGAATAGCGACGACACCCTAATCAACCGGTGGTACCCAGTAAACACTGAGTTCCACGAGACACCCTAG
- the mobF gene encoding MobF family relaxase — MTVHVLHAGDGYSYLSRSVATQDVQREAGQSLASYYHAAGTPPGRWAGSGLRSLAEYSGQRRDERLVSGTVTEAQMKALFGEGLHPNTEAITTAVHADAVTRRAQQRAAREEVRQTRLGRKFPEFKNVSVLRDTLTAAEQRFTEDNGRAPTKDERQHLHAQAALPVFEKQHGRQPVSSAELSSWITAEAAKKKRYPVAGFDLTFTPAKSVSVLWALGDESARRAVEKAHHDAVADAIGFLEDNAAFTRRGDRSERQINTRGLIIAAYDHYDTRAGDPNLHTHCAVSVKVQGVDGTWSALDTRAVFKHGVAASQRYNVAVIDNLRRSLGISTVERFTGRGKQPVIEVAGIDERLCQSWSTRAQMIQDRRDELVRDYRRQHGYSPGRETEFRLLQQANLETRQGKNEAKSLAQHQQQWRRQAAAILGGEASVEAMLNRALRPEQKLGARAFRGVDAEAALAIAAVSEKRATWARPHIEGAVEAQLASVVFPTIEQRRAMIDAVVTRSLYRESVTLEPPETVPVPDVLRRADGSSQLTRHGEQLHTSTAVLDAEARLIGACGEPTTAFTTRADLVHAIDAMNRAPNPGQRALAEHFCLSGARVAVATGAAGAGKTTAMKAVVDAWNASGRDVIALAPSAAAATTLGEEIGTGASTVASLTYPWRGRIDGVAAGTLTRDITPETMLLVDEAAMTSLHDLDALREIAERTGAVVRLLGDPAQLDAVETSGTLRLLATHTHAPQLTTVVRFGDDQQQAVNSLALRSGKPEAITMFEQRGWLHGGDGDSLLDEVVHAYLHDTQRGLTSIIMTDTVALTRELNERIQDHHRNTRRADATTTVTLADELDAGRGDRIVTRDNDRDLRTKGGIRPGSRVLNGDLWTIEQVHADGALTVRHTEHRGSVTLPAGYVRQSVELGYASTVHRGQGLTVDTGHYLTVPGSASRQSAYVGLTRGRGENHAWVITDEPLDVDTEGQHIRNAPDNRLATHAQVSPGTEGLRRILAADAAELSATEQLRAALQEADNPERALNAYTTAQVMLRDAYLEHLIDTAVPSAIAATMREESPESYTRLKARLAELHDAGINTAAALSAAIHTRGLATAGDIAAVVRHRLDTTTTAPAGHAGPAPLPPRHPGTDIGLAEYAAIMRRRYHRLTTDKNTAETRELYDAIRAHRERLYSDAELKAEIAKPAAPFPSAHAAEAHQHAADAQKAAALVEALTERQHQWQRYDEAEARTQSALEHATQLRHQITELQRQRDQLGRLARRQRGTLDTRIEQLTHEHDAASRRAEQLRAAAAGLTPDRPRPTPGMLNRARRDRDQHAEFARTASDTLRRRQHEWTVQQQQRKHRLHQELQRRTTLIPEQKQREDTIRSQIRQERATEQARKAAAAYAHYDTGSLRLALTETNRKITDARRQLDPHSQQQPASTITQQHDLQRQLAAAQQRAQLMKAELDARRRDPERGPQRSASTSRVHDNDRGRDRGHGIDD; from the coding sequence ATGACCGTGCATGTCCTCCACGCGGGCGACGGATACTCGTATCTGTCGCGCAGTGTGGCGACCCAGGACGTGCAGCGCGAGGCAGGCCAGTCGCTGGCCAGCTACTACCACGCGGCCGGGACACCACCCGGACGGTGGGCAGGGTCTGGGCTGCGCTCGCTGGCGGAGTACAGCGGTCAGCGCCGCGACGAGCGACTAGTGTCCGGCACCGTCACCGAAGCCCAGATGAAGGCATTGTTCGGGGAAGGGCTGCATCCCAACACCGAGGCCATCACAACGGCGGTGCATGCCGATGCTGTGACGAGACGCGCTCAGCAGCGCGCGGCACGCGAGGAAGTCCGGCAGACCAGGCTGGGCCGCAAGTTCCCTGAGTTCAAGAACGTCTCCGTGCTGCGGGACACGCTCACAGCCGCGGAGCAGCGCTTCACCGAAGACAACGGCCGCGCGCCCACGAAAGACGAACGTCAGCACCTCCACGCCCAGGCTGCGCTCCCCGTTTTCGAGAAGCAGCACGGCCGCCAGCCAGTCAGCAGCGCGGAGCTGTCCTCCTGGATCACCGCGGAAGCGGCGAAGAAGAAGCGCTACCCGGTAGCGGGGTTTGACCTGACGTTCACGCCCGCGAAATCCGTCAGCGTGCTGTGGGCACTCGGCGACGAGAGCGCACGCCGAGCGGTGGAGAAGGCACACCATGACGCGGTCGCTGACGCGATCGGGTTCCTGGAAGATAACGCCGCCTTCACCCGGCGCGGGGACCGCAGCGAGCGGCAGATCAACACCCGCGGGCTGATCATCGCCGCCTACGATCACTACGACACCCGCGCGGGTGATCCCAACCTGCACACCCACTGCGCTGTGTCAGTGAAGGTGCAAGGTGTCGATGGGACGTGGTCCGCGCTCGACACCCGCGCGGTGTTCAAACACGGCGTGGCCGCGTCGCAGCGGTACAACGTCGCCGTGATCGACAACCTCAGACGATCACTGGGCATCAGCACGGTCGAGCGATTCACCGGGCGCGGCAAGCAGCCGGTAATCGAGGTCGCCGGGATAGATGAGCGGCTGTGCCAGTCGTGGTCGACACGCGCGCAGATGATCCAGGACCGCCGCGATGAGCTCGTGCGCGACTACCGTCGCCAGCACGGCTACTCACCCGGCCGGGAAACAGAGTTCCGGCTCCTGCAGCAGGCGAACCTGGAAACCCGGCAGGGCAAAAACGAAGCTAAATCTCTCGCCCAGCACCAGCAGCAGTGGCGCCGCCAGGCCGCAGCCATACTCGGCGGTGAGGCCAGCGTTGAAGCGATGCTCAACCGTGCGCTGCGGCCCGAGCAGAAGCTGGGCGCGCGGGCCTTCCGGGGTGTGGATGCGGAGGCCGCGCTCGCCATCGCTGCCGTGTCGGAGAAACGCGCCACGTGGGCGCGGCCCCACATCGAGGGCGCGGTGGAAGCGCAACTCGCCAGCGTTGTCTTCCCCACCATCGAGCAGCGCCGCGCCATGATCGACGCGGTCGTGACGCGCTCTCTCTACCGCGAATCCGTCACCCTCGAACCACCCGAAACAGTCCCGGTGCCCGACGTGCTGCGCCGCGCTGACGGAAGCTCGCAACTCACCCGGCACGGCGAACAACTGCACACCAGCACTGCGGTCCTCGATGCCGAAGCCCGCCTCATCGGCGCGTGTGGCGAACCGACCACCGCGTTCACCACACGTGCTGACCTTGTGCACGCAATCGACGCGATGAACAGGGCGCCGAACCCGGGACAGCGTGCGCTCGCGGAACACTTCTGTCTTTCCGGCGCGCGCGTCGCCGTCGCCACCGGAGCCGCAGGCGCGGGTAAAACCACCGCCATGAAAGCTGTCGTGGACGCGTGGAACGCCAGCGGCCGTGACGTCATCGCGCTCGCGCCCTCAGCGGCTGCCGCCACCACACTCGGCGAAGAAATCGGCACCGGCGCCAGCACCGTCGCCTCGCTCACCTACCCGTGGCGCGGCCGGATCGACGGTGTCGCCGCCGGGACACTGACCCGCGACATCACACCAGAAACGATGCTGCTCGTCGACGAAGCCGCGATGACCTCACTGCACGACCTCGACGCGCTGCGCGAGATCGCCGAGCGAACAGGTGCCGTCGTACGGCTGCTCGGTGACCCAGCCCAGCTCGACGCGGTCGAGACCAGCGGCACCCTGCGGCTGCTCGCCACCCACACCCACGCCCCGCAACTCACCACCGTGGTGCGCTTCGGTGACGACCAGCAGCAAGCGGTCAACTCGCTCGCCCTGCGGTCCGGGAAACCTGAGGCCATCACCATGTTCGAACAACGAGGCTGGCTGCACGGCGGAGACGGGGACAGCCTCCTCGACGAGGTCGTGCACGCGTACCTGCACGACACTCAGCGCGGACTGACCTCGATCATCATGACCGACACCGTCGCGCTGACACGGGAACTCAACGAACGAATCCAGGACCACCACCGCAACACCCGCCGCGCAGACGCCACCACCACTGTCACACTCGCCGATGAACTCGACGCAGGCCGCGGCGACCGTATCGTCACCCGCGACAACGACCGCGACCTGCGCACCAAAGGCGGTATCCGGCCCGGCTCACGAGTCCTCAACGGGGACCTCTGGACCATCGAGCAAGTACACGCGGACGGCGCACTGACCGTGCGCCACACCGAGCACCGCGGCTCGGTCACCCTCCCCGCCGGCTATGTGCGCCAATCCGTCGAGCTTGGCTACGCCTCGACCGTGCACCGCGGCCAGGGGCTCACCGTCGACACCGGGCATTACCTCACCGTCCCAGGCAGCGCATCACGCCAGTCCGCGTACGTCGGTCTCACCCGCGGCCGCGGCGAGAACCACGCATGGGTCATCACCGACGAGCCGCTCGACGTCGACACCGAGGGCCAGCACATCCGCAACGCCCCCGACAACCGGCTCGCCACACACGCCCAGGTCTCCCCTGGAACCGAAGGACTGCGGCGCATCCTCGCCGCGGACGCCGCTGAACTCTCTGCCACCGAACAGCTGCGCGCAGCGCTGCAAGAAGCCGACAACCCCGAACGCGCACTCAACGCCTACACCACCGCACAGGTCATGCTGCGCGACGCATACCTCGAGCACCTCATCGACACCGCAGTGCCGTCCGCGATCGCCGCGACCATGCGCGAGGAGTCACCGGAAAGCTACACGCGCCTGAAAGCACGCCTCGCCGAGCTCCACGACGCAGGCATCAACACCGCCGCTGCACTCAGCGCCGCCATCCACACACGCGGTCTCGCCACCGCCGGCGACATCGCCGCCGTGGTACGCCACCGCCTCGACACCACCACCACCGCGCCAGCCGGACACGCCGGACCGGCGCCGCTGCCACCCCGGCACCCCGGCACTGACATCGGGCTGGCCGAATACGCCGCCATCATGCGCCGCCGCTACCACCGGCTCACCACCGACAAAAACACCGCAGAAACCCGCGAGCTCTACGACGCGATCCGCGCACACCGGGAACGCCTCTACAGCGACGCCGAACTCAAAGCCGAAATCGCGAAACCAGCCGCCCCATTCCCCTCAGCACACGCGGCGGAAGCGCACCAGCACGCCGCTGACGCACAGAAAGCCGCCGCGCTCGTTGAGGCCCTCACCGAGCGCCAGCACCAATGGCAGCGCTACGACGAAGCCGAAGCCCGCACCCAGTCGGCGCTCGAACACGCCACCCAGCTGCGCCACCAGATCACCGAGCTGCAGCGCCAGCGTGACCAGCTGGGCAGACTCGCCCGCCGCCAGCGCGGCACTCTCGACACCCGGATCGAACAACTCACACACGAACACGACGCGGCCAGTCGCCGCGCCGAACAGCTCCGCGCGGCCGCGGCCGGGCTCACCCCCGATCGGCCGCGGCCCACACCCGGCATGCTCAACCGGGCTCGCCGCGACCGCGATCAGCACGCGGAATTCGCACGCACCGCCAGCGACACCCTGCGCCGCAGACAACACGAATGGACTGTGCAGCAGCAACAGCGCAAACATCGCCTGCATCAAGAGCTGCAGCGCCGAACCACCCTCATCCCGGAACAGAAACAGCGCGAGGACACCATCCGATCGCAGATACGGCAAGAGCGCGCTACCGAACAGGCACGCAAAGCCGCAGCTGCCTACGCTCACTACGACACAGGAAGTCTCCGCCTCGCACTCACCGAGACAAACCGCAAGATCACCGATGCCCGGCGCCAGCTCGATCCCCACAGTCAGCAGCAGCCAGCAAGCACCATCACACAACAACATGACCTGCAGCGCCAGCTCGCAGCCGCGCAACAGCGCGCACAGCTGATGAAAGCAGAACTCGATGCGCGCCGCCGAGACCCCGAACGCGGGCCGCAGCGCTCAGCCAGCACTTCGCGCGTACATGACAATGACCGCGGCCGGGACCGCGGACACGGTATCGACGACTAG